A portion of the Ricinus communis isolate WT05 ecotype wild-type chromosome 10, ASM1957865v1, whole genome shotgun sequence genome contains these proteins:
- the LOC8267971 gene encoding probable LRR receptor-like serine/threonine-protein kinase At1g06840 isoform X2, giving the protein MKMLRLRISGCVFLVSFCYLLLLALAQSTDPSEVNALLAVKKSLIDPMKNLWNWEKGDPCTSNWTGVVCYETSGTDKYLHVGELQLLNMNLSGNLAPQLGQLSQLRILDFMWNELDGSIPKEIGNISSLRLLLLNGNKLSGALPDELGFLSNLRRFQVDQNKISGPIPKSYANLSSVRHIHFNNNSINGQIPPELSKLSALLHLLLDNNNLSGHLPPELSNLSELRILQLDNNNFSGSEIPPTYGNISKLAKLSLRNCSLRGAIPDLSNISNLYYIDMSWNQLTGPIPSELSDNMTTIDLSNNRLNGSIPGSYSNLPLLQRLSLENNLFTGSVPANFWKNMSSTSDRLTLDLRNNSLSNILGELNPPVNVTLRLRGNPICNRANMPNISQFCGPEAEADGTTESSTNSTTSCPTQTCPIDNFYEFVPASPVWCFCASPLTIGYRLKSPSFSYFPTYIYSFEEYLASALKLNPYQVYIVSFFWEKGPRLRMYLKLYPAWNDAHSNTFNSTEVQRIRGVFTSWTFPRTDFFGPYELLNFTLQGPYSQISIGTQSTKISKGVWAAIIIGAISFTVIASVIVTILILRRHAGYERNLSRKRLSSKISMKIDGVKFFTFKEMTLATNNFNSSTQVGRGGYGKVYRGILADNTVVAIKRAEEDSLQGQKEFLTEIRLLSRLHHRNLVSLVGYCDEEEEQMLVYEFMANGTLRDWLSAKGKEKLNFAMRLKIALGSAKGILYLHAEANPPVFHRDIKATNILLDSKLTAKVADFGLSRLAPVLDDEGNLPNHVSTVVKGTPGYLDPEYFLTHKLTDKSDVYSLGIVFLELLTGMQPITHGKNIVREVTMAHQSGIMFSIIDSRMGAYPSECVERFIALALGCCHDNPENRPSMWEVVRELETILKMMPAKTDVIFSESTSLYSGSSTSTHFGNSASSSSFYTVNDEYASSQVSGSDLISGVIPSISPR; this is encoded by the exons ATGAAGATGTTGCGGCTAAGGATTTCTGGATGTGTTTTCTTAGTTTCGTTTTGTTACTTGCTTCTCCTTGCACTTGCACAAAGCACAGATCCTTCTGAAG TCAATGCACTGCTAGCAGTAAAGAAGAGTCTTATTGATCCTATGAAGAATCTTTGGAATTGGGAGAAGGGAGATCCATGTACATCAAATTGGACTGGAGTTGTGTGTTATGAAACTTCTGGAACTGATAAATACTTGCATGTTGGGGAGCT CCAGCTGCTAAATATGAATCTTTCAGGAAATTTAGCTCCTCAGCTTGGTCAACTCTCCCAATTGAGGATACT GGATTTTATGTGGAATGAATTGGATGGCAGCATACCAAAGGAGATAGGAAATATTTCATCTTTGAGACTCCT GCTTTTGAATGGAAATAAGTTGTCAGGTGCTTTACCTGATGAACTTGgctttttatcaaatttgcgTAGATTCCAAGTGGACCAGAACAAAATCTCAGGTCCAATACCAAAGTCATATGCTAATCTGAGCAGTGTTAGACACAT CCACTTCAATAACAACTCCATAAATGGTCAAATTCCACCAGAGCTGTCCAAATTATCTGCTCTGCTTCACTT GCTGTTggataataataacttatctGGGCATCTTCCTCCAGAACTTTCAAACTTGTCCGAATTGCGAATACT TCAACTTGACAACAACAACTTCAGTGGCTCTGAAATTCCTCCTACTTATGGCAATATTTCCAAATTAGCAAAATT AAGTCTTAGAAATTGCAGCTTGCGTGGAGCTATTCCTGATCTTAGCAACATATCAAACCTATACTATAT CGATATGAGCTGGAATCAGCTTACGGGACCCATACCATCAGAACTTTCTGATAATATGACTACTAT TGATCTGTCAAACAACCGCCTTAATGGATCTATACCTGGAAGCTACTCAAATCTTCCTTTGCTTCAGAGACT GTCACTTGAAAACAATTTGTTTACTGGTTCTGTTCCAGCTAATTTCTGGAAAAACATGTCCAGCACAAGTGACAGACTAACTCT TGACCTTAGAAACAATTCACTCTCAAACATATTAGGCGAACTAAACCCACCAGTTAATGTCACCCTGAG GCTGAGAGGCAATCCTATCTGCAATAGAGCCAACATGCCAAACATTTCCCAGTTCTGTGGACCTGAAGCTGAAGCAGATGGAACAACTGAAAGCTCAACAAATTCTACAACCTCATGTCCTACTCAAACATGTCCGATAGATAATTTCTATGAATTCGTCCCTGCATCACCTGTGTGGTGCTTTTGTGCTTCCCCTCTTACAATCGGATATCGCCTCAAGAGCCCTAGTTTCTCTTATTTTCCTACATATATTTATTCGTTTGAGGAGTACTTGGCCAGTGCTCTTAAACTGAACCCTTATCAAGTATAtattgtttcatttttttggGAAAAAGGTCCTCGTCTAAGGATGTACTTGAAGCTTTATCCTGCATGGAATGATGCACATTCAAACACATTTAATTCAACCGAAGTTCAGCGGATAAGAGGTGTGTTCACGTCATGGACTTTTCCTCGCACCGACTTTTTTGGACCATATGAGCTTCTCAACTTCACCCTACAAGGACCTTATTCTCAGA TCAGTATTGGCACCCAGAGTACAAAAATTAGTAAAGGAGTTTGGGCAGCCATTATAATAGGTGCTATCAGTTTCACTGTTATAGCATCTGTGATAGTCACAATTCTGATTCTGAGAAGACATGCTGGATATGAGCGGAATCTGTCAAGAAAACGACTAT CCTCAAAGATATCAATGAAAATTGATGGTGTGAAATTCTTCACTTTTAAAGAAATGACCCTGGCTACGAATAACTTTAATAGCTCAACTCAAGTTGGTCGAGGAGGCTATGGAAAAGTTTATAGAGGCATTTTAGCTGACAACACAGTTGTAGCTATAAAGCGTGCCGAAGAAGATTCGTTACAAGGCCAAAAAGAATTCTTGACTGAGATTAGATTGCTGTCCAGGTTACATCACAGAAATCTAGTTTCATTGGTTGGATACTGTGACGAAGAAGAGGAGCAG ATGCTGGTATATGAATTCATGGCCAATGGCACCTTGCGAGACTGGCTTTCAG CTAAAGGTAAAGAGAAACTGAACTTTGCTATGAGGTTAAAAATAGCACTGGGTTCAGCTAAGGGTATTCTGTATCTCCACGCTGAAGCAAACCCTCCAGTATTTCACCGGGACATCAAGGCCACCAACATACTTTTGGACTCCAAGCTTACTGCTAAAGTTGCTGACTTTGGACTCTCACGCCTTGCTCCTGTCCTGGATGATGAAGGAAATTTGCCTAATCACGTTTCCACAGTAGTGAAGGGAACTCCG GGATACCTTGATCCAGAATATTTTCTGACCCATAAGTTGACAGACAAGAGTGATGTCTATAGTCTTGGAATTGTCTTTCTGGAGCTCTTGACTGGGATGCAACCGATAACACATGGCAAAAACATTGTTCGTGAG GTAACTATGGCTCATCAGTCAGGTATAATGTTCTCCATCATAGATAGCAGAATGGGAGCTTATCCATCTGAATGTGTGGAAAGATTTATAGCTTTAGCCCTTGGATGTTGCCATGACAACCCAGAAAATCGGCCATCGATGTGGGAAGTGGTCAGGGAGCTAGAGACCATACTCAAAATGATGCCAGCTAAAACTGATGTGATCTTTTCAGAATCCACTTCCCTGTATTCTGGCAGCTCCACTTCCACACACTTTGGGAATTCagcatcatcatcttcattttATACAGTCAATGATGAGTATGCATCATCCCAAGTTTCAGGAAGTGATCTTATCAGTGGTGTTATTCCCAGCATCAGTCCTCGTTGA
- the LOC8267971 gene encoding probable LRR receptor-like serine/threonine-protein kinase At1g06840 isoform X3, whose protein sequence is MKMLRLRISGCVFLVSFCYLLLLALAQSTDPSEVNALLAVKKSLIDPMKNLWNWEKGDPCTSNWTGVVCYETSGTDKYLHVGELQLLNMNLSGNLAPQLGQLSQLRILDFMWNELDGSIPKEIGNISSLRLLLLNGNKLSGALPDELGFLSNLRRFQVDQNKISGPIPKSYANLSSVRHIHFNNNSINGQIPPELSKLSALLHFQLDNNNFSGSEIPPTYGNISKLAKLSLRNCSLRGAIPDLSNISNLYYIDMSWNQLTGPIPSELSDNMTTIDLSNNRLNGSIPGSYSNLPLLQRLSLENNLFTGSVPANFWKNMSSTSDRLTLDLRNNSLSNILGELNPPVNVTLRLRGNPICNRANMPNISQFCGPEAEADGTTESSTNSTTSCPTQTCPIDNFYEFVPASPVWCFCASPLTIGYRLKSPSFSYFPTYIYSFEEYLASALKLNPYQVYIVSFFWEKGPRLRMYLKLYPAWNDAHSNTFNSTEVQRIRGVFTSWTFPRTDFFGPYELLNFTLQGPYSQISIGTQSTKISKGVWAAIIIGAISFTVIASVIVTILILRRHAGYERNLSRKRLSSKISMKIDGVKFFTFKEMTLATNNFNSSTQVGRGGYGKVYRGILADNTVVAIKRAEEDSLQGQKEFLTEIRLLSRLHHRNLVSLVGYCDEEEEQMLVYEFMANGTLRDWLSGAKGKEKLNFAMRLKIALGSAKGILYLHAEANPPVFHRDIKATNILLDSKLTAKVADFGLSRLAPVLDDEGNLPNHVSTVVKGTPGYLDPEYFLTHKLTDKSDVYSLGIVFLELLTGMQPITHGKNIVREVTMAHQSGIMFSIIDSRMGAYPSECVERFIALALGCCHDNPENRPSMWEVVRELETILKMMPAKTDVIFSESTSLYSGSSTSTHFGNSASSSSFYTVNDEYASSQVSGSDLISGVIPSISPR, encoded by the exons ATGAAGATGTTGCGGCTAAGGATTTCTGGATGTGTTTTCTTAGTTTCGTTTTGTTACTTGCTTCTCCTTGCACTTGCACAAAGCACAGATCCTTCTGAAG TCAATGCACTGCTAGCAGTAAAGAAGAGTCTTATTGATCCTATGAAGAATCTTTGGAATTGGGAGAAGGGAGATCCATGTACATCAAATTGGACTGGAGTTGTGTGTTATGAAACTTCTGGAACTGATAAATACTTGCATGTTGGGGAGCT CCAGCTGCTAAATATGAATCTTTCAGGAAATTTAGCTCCTCAGCTTGGTCAACTCTCCCAATTGAGGATACT GGATTTTATGTGGAATGAATTGGATGGCAGCATACCAAAGGAGATAGGAAATATTTCATCTTTGAGACTCCT GCTTTTGAATGGAAATAAGTTGTCAGGTGCTTTACCTGATGAACTTGgctttttatcaaatttgcgTAGATTCCAAGTGGACCAGAACAAAATCTCAGGTCCAATACCAAAGTCATATGCTAATCTGAGCAGTGTTAGACACAT CCACTTCAATAACAACTCCATAAATGGTCAAATTCCACCAGAGCTGTCCAAATTATCTGCTCTGCTTCACTT TCAACTTGACAACAACAACTTCAGTGGCTCTGAAATTCCTCCTACTTATGGCAATATTTCCAAATTAGCAAAATT AAGTCTTAGAAATTGCAGCTTGCGTGGAGCTATTCCTGATCTTAGCAACATATCAAACCTATACTATAT CGATATGAGCTGGAATCAGCTTACGGGACCCATACCATCAGAACTTTCTGATAATATGACTACTAT TGATCTGTCAAACAACCGCCTTAATGGATCTATACCTGGAAGCTACTCAAATCTTCCTTTGCTTCAGAGACT GTCACTTGAAAACAATTTGTTTACTGGTTCTGTTCCAGCTAATTTCTGGAAAAACATGTCCAGCACAAGTGACAGACTAACTCT TGACCTTAGAAACAATTCACTCTCAAACATATTAGGCGAACTAAACCCACCAGTTAATGTCACCCTGAG GCTGAGAGGCAATCCTATCTGCAATAGAGCCAACATGCCAAACATTTCCCAGTTCTGTGGACCTGAAGCTGAAGCAGATGGAACAACTGAAAGCTCAACAAATTCTACAACCTCATGTCCTACTCAAACATGTCCGATAGATAATTTCTATGAATTCGTCCCTGCATCACCTGTGTGGTGCTTTTGTGCTTCCCCTCTTACAATCGGATATCGCCTCAAGAGCCCTAGTTTCTCTTATTTTCCTACATATATTTATTCGTTTGAGGAGTACTTGGCCAGTGCTCTTAAACTGAACCCTTATCAAGTATAtattgtttcatttttttggGAAAAAGGTCCTCGTCTAAGGATGTACTTGAAGCTTTATCCTGCATGGAATGATGCACATTCAAACACATTTAATTCAACCGAAGTTCAGCGGATAAGAGGTGTGTTCACGTCATGGACTTTTCCTCGCACCGACTTTTTTGGACCATATGAGCTTCTCAACTTCACCCTACAAGGACCTTATTCTCAGA TCAGTATTGGCACCCAGAGTACAAAAATTAGTAAAGGAGTTTGGGCAGCCATTATAATAGGTGCTATCAGTTTCACTGTTATAGCATCTGTGATAGTCACAATTCTGATTCTGAGAAGACATGCTGGATATGAGCGGAATCTGTCAAGAAAACGACTAT CCTCAAAGATATCAATGAAAATTGATGGTGTGAAATTCTTCACTTTTAAAGAAATGACCCTGGCTACGAATAACTTTAATAGCTCAACTCAAGTTGGTCGAGGAGGCTATGGAAAAGTTTATAGAGGCATTTTAGCTGACAACACAGTTGTAGCTATAAAGCGTGCCGAAGAAGATTCGTTACAAGGCCAAAAAGAATTCTTGACTGAGATTAGATTGCTGTCCAGGTTACATCACAGAAATCTAGTTTCATTGGTTGGATACTGTGACGAAGAAGAGGAGCAG ATGCTGGTATATGAATTCATGGCCAATGGCACCTTGCGAGACTGGCTTTCAGGTG CTAAAGGTAAAGAGAAACTGAACTTTGCTATGAGGTTAAAAATAGCACTGGGTTCAGCTAAGGGTATTCTGTATCTCCACGCTGAAGCAAACCCTCCAGTATTTCACCGGGACATCAAGGCCACCAACATACTTTTGGACTCCAAGCTTACTGCTAAAGTTGCTGACTTTGGACTCTCACGCCTTGCTCCTGTCCTGGATGATGAAGGAAATTTGCCTAATCACGTTTCCACAGTAGTGAAGGGAACTCCG GGATACCTTGATCCAGAATATTTTCTGACCCATAAGTTGACAGACAAGAGTGATGTCTATAGTCTTGGAATTGTCTTTCTGGAGCTCTTGACTGGGATGCAACCGATAACACATGGCAAAAACATTGTTCGTGAG GTAACTATGGCTCATCAGTCAGGTATAATGTTCTCCATCATAGATAGCAGAATGGGAGCTTATCCATCTGAATGTGTGGAAAGATTTATAGCTTTAGCCCTTGGATGTTGCCATGACAACCCAGAAAATCGGCCATCGATGTGGGAAGTGGTCAGGGAGCTAGAGACCATACTCAAAATGATGCCAGCTAAAACTGATGTGATCTTTTCAGAATCCACTTCCCTGTATTCTGGCAGCTCCACTTCCACACACTTTGGGAATTCagcatcatcatcttcattttATACAGTCAATGATGAGTATGCATCATCCCAAGTTTCAGGAAGTGATCTTATCAGTGGTGTTATTCCCAGCATCAGTCCTCGTTGA
- the LOC8267971 gene encoding probable LRR receptor-like serine/threonine-protein kinase At1g06840 isoform X1 encodes MKMLRLRISGCVFLVSFCYLLLLALAQSTDPSEVNALLAVKKSLIDPMKNLWNWEKGDPCTSNWTGVVCYETSGTDKYLHVGELQLLNMNLSGNLAPQLGQLSQLRILDFMWNELDGSIPKEIGNISSLRLLLLNGNKLSGALPDELGFLSNLRRFQVDQNKISGPIPKSYANLSSVRHIHFNNNSINGQIPPELSKLSALLHLLLDNNNLSGHLPPELSNLSELRILQLDNNNFSGSEIPPTYGNISKLAKLSLRNCSLRGAIPDLSNISNLYYIDMSWNQLTGPIPSELSDNMTTIDLSNNRLNGSIPGSYSNLPLLQRLSLENNLFTGSVPANFWKNMSSTSDRLTLDLRNNSLSNILGELNPPVNVTLRLRGNPICNRANMPNISQFCGPEAEADGTTESSTNSTTSCPTQTCPIDNFYEFVPASPVWCFCASPLTIGYRLKSPSFSYFPTYIYSFEEYLASALKLNPYQVYIVSFFWEKGPRLRMYLKLYPAWNDAHSNTFNSTEVQRIRGVFTSWTFPRTDFFGPYELLNFTLQGPYSQISIGTQSTKISKGVWAAIIIGAISFTVIASVIVTILILRRHAGYERNLSRKRLSSKISMKIDGVKFFTFKEMTLATNNFNSSTQVGRGGYGKVYRGILADNTVVAIKRAEEDSLQGQKEFLTEIRLLSRLHHRNLVSLVGYCDEEEEQMLVYEFMANGTLRDWLSGAKGKEKLNFAMRLKIALGSAKGILYLHAEANPPVFHRDIKATNILLDSKLTAKVADFGLSRLAPVLDDEGNLPNHVSTVVKGTPGYLDPEYFLTHKLTDKSDVYSLGIVFLELLTGMQPITHGKNIVREVTMAHQSGIMFSIIDSRMGAYPSECVERFIALALGCCHDNPENRPSMWEVVRELETILKMMPAKTDVIFSESTSLYSGSSTSTHFGNSASSSSFYTVNDEYASSQVSGSDLISGVIPSISPR; translated from the exons ATGAAGATGTTGCGGCTAAGGATTTCTGGATGTGTTTTCTTAGTTTCGTTTTGTTACTTGCTTCTCCTTGCACTTGCACAAAGCACAGATCCTTCTGAAG TCAATGCACTGCTAGCAGTAAAGAAGAGTCTTATTGATCCTATGAAGAATCTTTGGAATTGGGAGAAGGGAGATCCATGTACATCAAATTGGACTGGAGTTGTGTGTTATGAAACTTCTGGAACTGATAAATACTTGCATGTTGGGGAGCT CCAGCTGCTAAATATGAATCTTTCAGGAAATTTAGCTCCTCAGCTTGGTCAACTCTCCCAATTGAGGATACT GGATTTTATGTGGAATGAATTGGATGGCAGCATACCAAAGGAGATAGGAAATATTTCATCTTTGAGACTCCT GCTTTTGAATGGAAATAAGTTGTCAGGTGCTTTACCTGATGAACTTGgctttttatcaaatttgcgTAGATTCCAAGTGGACCAGAACAAAATCTCAGGTCCAATACCAAAGTCATATGCTAATCTGAGCAGTGTTAGACACAT CCACTTCAATAACAACTCCATAAATGGTCAAATTCCACCAGAGCTGTCCAAATTATCTGCTCTGCTTCACTT GCTGTTggataataataacttatctGGGCATCTTCCTCCAGAACTTTCAAACTTGTCCGAATTGCGAATACT TCAACTTGACAACAACAACTTCAGTGGCTCTGAAATTCCTCCTACTTATGGCAATATTTCCAAATTAGCAAAATT AAGTCTTAGAAATTGCAGCTTGCGTGGAGCTATTCCTGATCTTAGCAACATATCAAACCTATACTATAT CGATATGAGCTGGAATCAGCTTACGGGACCCATACCATCAGAACTTTCTGATAATATGACTACTAT TGATCTGTCAAACAACCGCCTTAATGGATCTATACCTGGAAGCTACTCAAATCTTCCTTTGCTTCAGAGACT GTCACTTGAAAACAATTTGTTTACTGGTTCTGTTCCAGCTAATTTCTGGAAAAACATGTCCAGCACAAGTGACAGACTAACTCT TGACCTTAGAAACAATTCACTCTCAAACATATTAGGCGAACTAAACCCACCAGTTAATGTCACCCTGAG GCTGAGAGGCAATCCTATCTGCAATAGAGCCAACATGCCAAACATTTCCCAGTTCTGTGGACCTGAAGCTGAAGCAGATGGAACAACTGAAAGCTCAACAAATTCTACAACCTCATGTCCTACTCAAACATGTCCGATAGATAATTTCTATGAATTCGTCCCTGCATCACCTGTGTGGTGCTTTTGTGCTTCCCCTCTTACAATCGGATATCGCCTCAAGAGCCCTAGTTTCTCTTATTTTCCTACATATATTTATTCGTTTGAGGAGTACTTGGCCAGTGCTCTTAAACTGAACCCTTATCAAGTATAtattgtttcatttttttggGAAAAAGGTCCTCGTCTAAGGATGTACTTGAAGCTTTATCCTGCATGGAATGATGCACATTCAAACACATTTAATTCAACCGAAGTTCAGCGGATAAGAGGTGTGTTCACGTCATGGACTTTTCCTCGCACCGACTTTTTTGGACCATATGAGCTTCTCAACTTCACCCTACAAGGACCTTATTCTCAGA TCAGTATTGGCACCCAGAGTACAAAAATTAGTAAAGGAGTTTGGGCAGCCATTATAATAGGTGCTATCAGTTTCACTGTTATAGCATCTGTGATAGTCACAATTCTGATTCTGAGAAGACATGCTGGATATGAGCGGAATCTGTCAAGAAAACGACTAT CCTCAAAGATATCAATGAAAATTGATGGTGTGAAATTCTTCACTTTTAAAGAAATGACCCTGGCTACGAATAACTTTAATAGCTCAACTCAAGTTGGTCGAGGAGGCTATGGAAAAGTTTATAGAGGCATTTTAGCTGACAACACAGTTGTAGCTATAAAGCGTGCCGAAGAAGATTCGTTACAAGGCCAAAAAGAATTCTTGACTGAGATTAGATTGCTGTCCAGGTTACATCACAGAAATCTAGTTTCATTGGTTGGATACTGTGACGAAGAAGAGGAGCAG ATGCTGGTATATGAATTCATGGCCAATGGCACCTTGCGAGACTGGCTTTCAGGTG CTAAAGGTAAAGAGAAACTGAACTTTGCTATGAGGTTAAAAATAGCACTGGGTTCAGCTAAGGGTATTCTGTATCTCCACGCTGAAGCAAACCCTCCAGTATTTCACCGGGACATCAAGGCCACCAACATACTTTTGGACTCCAAGCTTACTGCTAAAGTTGCTGACTTTGGACTCTCACGCCTTGCTCCTGTCCTGGATGATGAAGGAAATTTGCCTAATCACGTTTCCACAGTAGTGAAGGGAACTCCG GGATACCTTGATCCAGAATATTTTCTGACCCATAAGTTGACAGACAAGAGTGATGTCTATAGTCTTGGAATTGTCTTTCTGGAGCTCTTGACTGGGATGCAACCGATAACACATGGCAAAAACATTGTTCGTGAG GTAACTATGGCTCATCAGTCAGGTATAATGTTCTCCATCATAGATAGCAGAATGGGAGCTTATCCATCTGAATGTGTGGAAAGATTTATAGCTTTAGCCCTTGGATGTTGCCATGACAACCCAGAAAATCGGCCATCGATGTGGGAAGTGGTCAGGGAGCTAGAGACCATACTCAAAATGATGCCAGCTAAAACTGATGTGATCTTTTCAGAATCCACTTCCCTGTATTCTGGCAGCTCCACTTCCACACACTTTGGGAATTCagcatcatcatcttcattttATACAGTCAATGATGAGTATGCATCATCCCAAGTTTCAGGAAGTGATCTTATCAGTGGTGTTATTCCCAGCATCAGTCCTCGTTGA